A single region of the Plantactinospora soyae genome encodes:
- the rpsG gene encoding 30S ribosomal protein S7: MPRKGPAPRRPLIADPVYNSPLVTQLVNKILLRGKRQLAERIVYEALEGCREKSGTDPVVTLKRAMDNVKPTLEVRSRRVGGATYQVPVEVKPVRATTLGLRWLVTYSRARREKTMVERLMNELLDASNGLGAAVKRREDTHKMAESNKAFAHYRW, translated from the coding sequence ATGCCGCGTAAAGGCCCCGCTCCGCGCCGTCCGCTCATCGCGGACCCGGTATACAACTCGCCGCTGGTTACCCAGCTGGTGAACAAGATCCTGCTCCGTGGCAAGCGTCAGCTCGCCGAGCGCATCGTCTACGAGGCCCTGGAAGGCTGCCGGGAGAAGTCCGGCACCGACCCGGTGGTCACCCTCAAGCGGGCGATGGACAACGTGAAGCCGACCCTCGAGGTCCGCAGCCGCCGTGTCGGTGGCGCGACCTACCAGGTGCCGGTCGAGGTGAAGCCCGTCCGGGCCACCACCCTCGGGCTGCGCTGGCTGGTCACCTACTCCCGCGCCCGTCGCGAGAAGACCATGGTCGAGCGGCTGATGAACGAGCTGCTCGACGCGAGCAACGGTCTTGGTGCCGCCGTCAAGCGGCGCGAGGACACCCACAAGATGGCCGAGTCCAACAAGGCCTTCGCGCACTACCGCTGGTAA
- the rpsL gene encoding 30S ribosomal protein S12 — MPTIQQLVRKGRQAKTSKTKTPALKGSPQRRGVCTRVYTTTPKKPNSALRKVARVKLSSQIEVTAYIPGVGHNLQEHSLVLVRGGRVKDLPGVRYKIVRGSLDTQGVRNRKQARSRYGAKKEKS, encoded by the coding sequence GTGCCCACGATCCAGCAGCTGGTCCGAAAGGGCCGACAGGCGAAGACGAGTAAGACCAAGACGCCAGCGCTGAAGGGAAGCCCCCAGCGTCGCGGCGTCTGCACGCGCGTCTACACCACCACCCCCAAGAAGCCGAACTCCGCGCTGCGCAAGGTCGCTCGTGTGAAGCTCAGCAGCCAGATCGAGGTGACCGCCTACATCCCGGGCGTGGGTCACAACCTCCAGGAACACTCCCTCGTGCTGGTCCGTGGTGGCCGGGTGAAGGACCTTCCGGGCGTGCGTTACAAGATCGTCCGCGGTTCGCTGGACACCCAGGGTGTCCGCAACCGCAAGCAGGCCCGCAGCCGGTACGGCGCGAAGAAGGAGAAGAGCTGA
- a CDS encoding DNA-directed RNA polymerase subunit beta', whose translation MLDVNFFDELRIGLATADDIRQWSHGEVKKPETINYRTLKPEKDGLFCEKIFGPQRDWECYCGKYKRVRFKGIICERCGVEVTRSKVRRERMGHIELAASVTHIWYFKGVPSRLGYLLDLAPKDLEKIIYFASYVVTSVDTEARHRDLSTVENEILAEKRQSENSRDSEIEKRAAKLEADLAELEAEGAKADVRRKVKEGGEREMRQIRDRAQREIDRLDEVLDTFRKLDPKQLVTDELLYRELRDRFGEYFTGGMGAEAIKALVQNMDLDAEADNLREIIRSGKGQRKIRALKRLKVVAAFLNTRNSPLGMVLDCVPVIPPDLRPMVQLDGGRFATSDLNDLYRRVINRNNRLKRLIDLGAPEIIVNNEKRMLQEAVDALFDNGRRGRPVTGPGNRPLKSLSDMLKGKQGRFRQNLLGKRVDYSGRSVIVVGPQLKLHQCGLPKQMALELFKPFVMKRLVDLNHAQNIKSAKRMVERQRPVVWDVLEEVIGEHPVLLNRAPTLHRLGIQAFEPQLVEGKAIQIHPLVCTAFNADFDGDQMAVHVPLSAEAQAEARILMLSSNNILKPADGKPVTMPTQDMVIGLYHLTHLTPGEVGEGRAFSSDAEARMAFDNGELHLQTPVRIRLRGVTEVDNGAGAQRWTEPEGWTQGEPLTVETTLGRVLFNETLPKGYRFVNYEIRKGQLSAIVNDLAERFPKVALAATLDGLKEAGFHWATWSGVTIGMEDVIAPPRKREILERYEKEAERIDKQYQRGLMTAEERRGELIEIWTKATNEVAKEMETALPQENPLWKMINSGARGNLLQLRQIAAIRGLVANPKGEIIPRPIKASYREGLSVLEYFISTHGARKGLADTALRTADSGYLTRRLVDVSQDVIIREEDCGTDRAISMQIATKLDTGKLVAHEHVETGVHARTLADDIKGPDGNLVAERGVDLNSISVDKIVAAGVDTVRVRSVLTCESKLGVCGACYGRSLPTGKTVDVGEAVGIIAAQSIGEPGTQLTMRTFHTGGVAGEDITQGLPRVQEIFEARVPKGKAPIADTPGRIRIEDGERSRKIIIVPDDGTDEIVHDKISKRVRLRPGVHDGAHVAVGEKLTEGTIDPHELLRILGPRAVQVHLTQEVQEVYRSQGVLIHDKHIEIIIRQMLKRVTVIDSGATEFLPGVLVDRALFESENRRLVSEGGEPAAGRPVLMGITKASLATDSWLSAASFQETTRVLTDAAIHARSDSLIGLKENVIIGKLIPAGTGISKYRNVRVEPTEEAKAKVYSMTGYPETDYGFGPASGQAVPLDDFDFGSYR comes from the coding sequence GTGCTCGACGTCAACTTCTTCGACGAGTTGCGGATTGGCCTGGCTACCGCTGACGACATTCGTCAGTGGTCGCATGGCGAGGTCAAGAAGCCTGAAACGATCAACTACCGCACACTGAAGCCGGAAAAGGACGGGCTCTTCTGCGAGAAGATCTTCGGTCCGCAGCGGGACTGGGAGTGCTACTGCGGTAAGTACAAGCGGGTCCGGTTCAAGGGCATCATCTGCGAGCGCTGCGGCGTCGAGGTGACCCGCTCCAAGGTGCGTCGTGAGCGGATGGGTCACATCGAGCTGGCCGCCTCGGTCACGCACATCTGGTACTTCAAGGGTGTGCCGAGCCGGCTGGGCTACCTGCTCGACCTGGCGCCGAAGGACCTCGAAAAGATCATCTACTTCGCGTCGTACGTGGTCACCAGCGTCGACACCGAGGCGCGGCATCGCGACCTCTCCACGGTGGAGAACGAGATTCTCGCCGAGAAGCGGCAGTCCGAGAACAGCCGCGACTCGGAGATCGAGAAGCGGGCCGCCAAGCTCGAGGCCGACCTGGCCGAGCTGGAGGCCGAGGGTGCCAAGGCAGATGTGCGCCGCAAGGTCAAAGAGGGCGGCGAGCGCGAGATGCGCCAGATCCGCGACCGGGCGCAGCGCGAGATCGACCGCTTGGACGAGGTGCTGGACACCTTCCGCAAGTTGGACCCGAAGCAGCTGGTCACCGACGAGCTGCTCTACCGCGAGCTGCGGGACCGGTTCGGCGAGTACTTCACCGGTGGGATGGGTGCCGAGGCGATCAAGGCGCTGGTCCAGAACATGGACCTGGACGCCGAGGCGGACAACCTCCGCGAGATCATCCGGTCCGGCAAGGGCCAGCGGAAGATCCGGGCGCTCAAGCGGCTGAAGGTGGTCGCGGCGTTCCTGAACACCCGCAACTCGCCGCTCGGCATGGTGCTGGACTGCGTACCGGTCATTCCGCCGGACCTGCGCCCGATGGTGCAGCTCGACGGTGGTCGGTTCGCGACCTCCGACCTGAACGACCTGTACCGCCGTGTGATCAACCGGAACAACCGGCTCAAGCGACTGATCGACCTGGGCGCGCCCGAGATCATCGTGAACAACGAGAAGCGGATGCTCCAGGAGGCCGTGGACGCGCTGTTCGACAACGGCCGCCGTGGACGGCCGGTCACCGGGCCGGGTAACCGCCCGCTGAAGTCGCTGTCGGACATGCTGAAGGGCAAGCAGGGGCGGTTCCGGCAGAACCTGCTGGGCAAGCGGGTCGACTACTCCGGTCGTTCCGTGATCGTCGTGGGTCCGCAGCTCAAGCTGCACCAGTGCGGCCTGCCCAAGCAGATGGCGCTGGAGCTGTTCAAGCCGTTCGTGATGAAGCGGCTGGTCGACCTGAACCACGCGCAGAACATCAAGTCCGCGAAGCGGATGGTGGAGCGGCAGCGGCCGGTCGTCTGGGACGTGCTGGAAGAGGTCATCGGCGAGCACCCGGTTCTGCTGAACCGGGCGCCGACCCTGCACCGGCTGGGCATCCAGGCGTTCGAGCCGCAGCTGGTCGAGGGCAAGGCGATCCAGATCCACCCGCTCGTCTGCACCGCGTTCAACGCGGACTTCGACGGCGACCAGATGGCGGTGCACGTGCCGCTCTCCGCCGAGGCGCAGGCCGAGGCGCGGATCCTGATGCTCTCGTCGAACAACATCCTCAAGCCGGCGGACGGCAAGCCGGTCACCATGCCCACCCAGGACATGGTCATCGGCCTCTACCACCTGACCCACCTGACTCCGGGTGAGGTCGGCGAGGGCCGGGCGTTCAGCTCGGACGCCGAGGCGCGGATGGCCTTCGACAACGGCGAGCTGCACCTGCAGACGCCGGTGCGGATCCGGCTGCGCGGCGTGACCGAGGTCGACAACGGCGCCGGTGCGCAGCGGTGGACCGAGCCCGAGGGTTGGACCCAGGGCGAGCCGCTGACCGTGGAGACCACCCTGGGTCGGGTGCTGTTCAACGAGACGCTGCCGAAGGGCTACCGTTTCGTGAACTACGAGATCCGCAAGGGGCAGCTCTCCGCGATCGTCAACGACCTCGCCGAGCGGTTCCCGAAGGTTGCGCTGGCCGCGACCCTCGACGGGCTCAAGGAGGCCGGTTTCCACTGGGCCACCTGGTCCGGCGTGACGATCGGCATGGAGGACGTCATCGCGCCGCCGCGCAAGCGGGAGATCCTGGAGCGGTACGAGAAGGAAGCCGAGCGGATCGACAAGCAGTACCAGCGTGGTCTGATGACCGCCGAGGAACGTCGCGGCGAGCTCATCGAGATCTGGACCAAGGCGACCAACGAGGTCGCCAAGGAGATGGAGACCGCGCTTCCGCAGGAGAACCCGCTGTGGAAGATGATCAACTCGGGTGCCCGCGGTAACCTGCTCCAGCTCCGGCAGATCGCCGCGATCCGTGGTCTGGTGGCCAACCCGAAGGGCGAGATCATCCCGCGGCCGATCAAGGCCAGCTACCGGGAGGGTCTCTCCGTACTGGAGTACTTCATCTCCACGCACGGTGCCCGGAAGGGTCTGGCGGACACCGCGCTGCGGACCGCCGACTCGGGTTACCTGACCCGTCGTCTGGTGGACGTCTCGCAGGACGTGATCATCCGCGAGGAGGACTGCGGGACCGACCGCGCCATCTCGATGCAGATCGCCACGAAGCTCGACACCGGCAAGCTGGTGGCGCACGAGCACGTGGAGACCGGGGTGCACGCCCGTACCCTCGCCGACGACATCAAGGGGCCGGACGGCAACCTGGTGGCGGAGCGGGGTGTCGACCTCAACTCGATCTCGGTGGACAAGATCGTTGCTGCCGGAGTCGACACGGTCCGGGTCCGCAGCGTGCTCACCTGCGAGTCGAAGCTGGGCGTCTGCGGTGCGTGCTACGGCCGCTCGCTGCCGACCGGCAAGACCGTGGACGTCGGCGAGGCGGTCGGCATCATCGCCGCCCAGTCGATCGGTGAGCCGGGTACCCAGCTGACGATGCGTACCTTCCACACCGGTGGTGTCGCGGGTGAGGACATCACCCAGGGTCTGCCCCGAGTCCAGGAAATCTTCGAGGCCCGGGTACCCAAGGGCAAGGCGCCGATCGCCGACACCCCTGGTCGGATCCGGATCGAGGACGGCGAGCGGTCGCGGAAGATCATCATCGTGCCGGACGACGGCACCGACGAGATCGTCCACGACAAGATCTCGAAGCGGGTCCGGCTCCGGCCGGGCGTGCACGACGGCGCGCACGTGGCGGTCGGAGAGAAGCTCACCGAGGGCACGATCGACCCGCACGAACTGCTGCGGATCCTCGGCCCGCGGGCGGTCCAGGTCCACCTGACCCAGGAGGTCCAGGAGGTCTACCGGTCGCAGGGTGTGCTGATCCACGACAAGCACATCGAGATCATCATCCGCCAGATGCTCAAGCGGGTGACGGTGATCGACTCCGGCGCGACCGAGTTCCTGCCGGGCGTGCTGGTCGACCGGGCGCTCTTCGAGTCGGAGAACCGCCGACTCGTCTCCGAGGGCGGCGAGCCCGCGGCGGGCCGGCCGGTGCTGATGGGCATCACCAAGGCGTCGCTGGCCACGGACTCGTGGCTGTCGGCGGCCTCCTTCCAGGAGACCACCCGGGTGCTCACCGACGCGGCGATCCACGCCCGGAGCGACTCGCTGATCGGTCTCAAGGAGAACGTCATCATCGGAAAGCTCATCCCGGCCGGTACGGGCATCAGCAAGTACCGCAACGTCCGGGTGGAGCCGACCGAGGAGGCGAAGGCCAAGGTCTACTCGATGACCGGCTACCCGGAGACCGACTACGGATTCGGGCCGGCCAGCGGGCAGGCAGTGCCGCTGGACGACTTCGACTTCGGGTCGTACCGCTAG
- the rpoB gene encoding DNA-directed RNA polymerase subunit beta: MAASRPAKTSRTSSAFAPRRISFGRITEHLEVPNLLAIQNESFDWLVGNEGWQGRSADDPHARSGLAEILDEISPIEDFSGTMSLSFSAPRFDEVKASIEECKEKDLTYCAPLFVTAEFTNNTTGEIKSQTVFMGDFPMMTPKGTFIINGTERVVVSQLVRSPGVYFSKEPDKTSDRDLSSVKVIPSRGAWLEFDIDKRDTVGVRIDRKRRQAVTVLLKAIGWTNEQIRERFGWSELMMTTLEKDHIAGVDEALLDIYRKLRPGEPPTRENAQTLLDNLFFNPKRYDVAKVGRYKFNKKLEVGVPMNKGTLTEDDIVATVEYLCRLHAGEEGYEADDIDHFGNRRLRTVGELIQNQVRVGLSRMERVVRERMTTQDVEAITPQTLINIRPVVAAIKEFFGTSQLSQFMDQTNPLAGLTHRRRLSALGPGGLSRERAGFEVRDVHPSHYGRMCPIETPEGPNIGLIGALSTFGRVNPFGFIETPYRKVVEGRVTDQIDYLTADEEDRFVKAQANTAVRADGAFAEDRVLVRRKGGEIDYVAPGAVDYMDVSPRQMVSVATAMIPFLEHDDANRALMGANMQRQAVPLVKAESPLVGTGMEYRAAVDAGDVVVAEVGGVVEDLCADYVTVHQDDGHRRTYLLHKFRRSNAGSCVNQKPVVFEGDRVEAGQVIADGPCTDEGEMALGRNLLVAFMPWEGHNYEDAIILSQRLVQQDALTSIHIEEHEVDARDTKLGPEEITRDIPNVSEEMLADLDERGIIRIGAEVVTGDILVGKVTPKGETELTPEERLLRAIFGEKAREVRDTSLKVPHGETGTVIGVRTFSREDGDELPPGVNELVRVYVAQKRKIQDGDKLAGRHGNKGVISKILPVEDMPFLEDGTPVDIVLNPLGVPSRMNIGQVLETHLGWVAKTGWKVNGEDADWKNALRAIDAHESEPDTNVATPVFDGAKEEEISGLLSSTLPNRDGKQLIGASGKAQLFDGRSGEPLPDPIAVGYIYILKLNHLVDDKIHARSTGPYSMITQQPLGGKAQFGGQRFGEMECWAMQAYGAAYALQELLTIKSDDVLGRVKVYEAIVKGENIPEPGIPESFKVLLKELQSLCLNVEVLSSDGVALEMRETDDEVFRAAEELGIDLSRREPSSVEEV; encoded by the coding sequence TTGGCAGCTTCCCGCCCTGCGAAGACCAGTCGTACGTCGAGCGCTTTCGCGCCCCGCCGAATTTCCTTCGGCAGGATTACCGAACACCTCGAGGTCCCCAACCTCCTCGCCATCCAGAACGAGTCGTTTGACTGGCTGGTCGGCAACGAGGGTTGGCAGGGCCGGTCGGCCGACGACCCGCACGCTCGATCGGGTCTCGCTGAGATCCTCGACGAGATCAGTCCCATTGAGGACTTCTCCGGCACTATGTCACTTTCCTTCTCCGCGCCCCGCTTCGACGAGGTCAAGGCCTCGATCGAGGAGTGCAAGGAGAAGGACCTGACCTACTGCGCCCCGCTGTTCGTGACCGCGGAGTTCACCAACAACACCACTGGCGAGATCAAGAGCCAGACGGTGTTCATGGGCGACTTCCCGATGATGACGCCCAAGGGCACCTTCATCATCAACGGCACCGAGCGCGTCGTGGTGAGTCAGCTCGTCCGGTCCCCGGGCGTGTACTTCTCCAAGGAGCCGGACAAGACCTCCGACCGCGACCTCTCCAGCGTCAAGGTCATCCCGAGTCGGGGTGCCTGGCTGGAGTTCGACATCGACAAGCGAGACACCGTGGGTGTCCGCATCGACCGTAAGCGCCGGCAGGCCGTCACCGTCCTGCTCAAGGCCATCGGTTGGACCAACGAGCAGATCCGCGAGCGGTTCGGCTGGTCCGAGCTGATGATGACCACCCTGGAGAAGGACCACATCGCCGGGGTGGACGAGGCGCTGCTCGACATCTACCGCAAGCTCCGGCCGGGTGAGCCCCCGACGCGGGAGAACGCCCAGACCCTGCTCGACAACCTCTTCTTCAACCCGAAGCGGTATGACGTAGCCAAGGTCGGCCGATACAAGTTCAACAAGAAGCTCGAAGTCGGCGTACCCATGAACAAGGGCACGCTGACCGAGGACGACATCGTCGCCACCGTGGAATACCTGTGCCGGCTGCACGCCGGTGAGGAGGGCTACGAGGCCGACGACATCGACCACTTCGGCAACCGCCGGCTCCGTACCGTGGGCGAGCTGATCCAGAACCAGGTTCGGGTCGGTCTCTCCCGGATGGAGCGGGTCGTCCGGGAGCGGATGACCACCCAGGACGTCGAGGCGATCACGCCGCAGACCCTGATCAACATCCGCCCGGTGGTGGCGGCGATCAAGGAGTTCTTCGGTACGTCGCAGCTGTCCCAGTTCATGGACCAGACCAACCCGCTGGCGGGCCTGACCCACCGGCGCCGGCTGAGCGCGCTCGGCCCGGGTGGTCTGTCCCGGGAGCGGGCCGGCTTCGAGGTCCGGGACGTGCACCCGTCCCACTACGGCCGGATGTGCCCGATCGAGACGCCGGAAGGCCCGAACATCGGCCTGATCGGCGCGCTGTCCACCTTCGGCCGGGTGAACCCGTTCGGGTTCATCGAGACGCCGTACCGGAAGGTCGTCGAGGGTCGGGTCACCGACCAGATCGACTACCTGACGGCGGACGAGGAGGACCGGTTCGTCAAGGCGCAGGCCAACACCGCGGTGCGGGCCGACGGCGCCTTCGCCGAGGACCGGGTCCTGGTCCGGCGGAAGGGCGGCGAGATCGACTACGTCGCACCGGGCGCCGTCGACTACATGGACGTGTCGCCGCGCCAGATGGTGTCGGTGGCCACCGCCATGATCCCGTTCCTGGAGCACGACGACGCCAACCGGGCACTGATGGGCGCCAACATGCAGCGCCAGGCGGTGCCGCTGGTCAAGGCCGAGTCGCCGCTCGTGGGTACGGGCATGGAGTACCGGGCCGCGGTCGACGCCGGTGACGTGGTCGTCGCCGAGGTCGGCGGTGTGGTCGAGGACCTGTGCGCCGACTACGTGACGGTGCACCAGGACGACGGCCACCGGCGTACCTACCTCCTGCACAAGTTCCGCCGCTCGAACGCCGGCTCCTGCGTCAACCAGAAGCCGGTCGTCTTCGAGGGCGACCGGGTGGAGGCCGGCCAGGTCATCGCCGACGGTCCCTGCACCGACGAGGGCGAGATGGCGCTCGGGCGTAACCTGCTCGTCGCCTTCATGCCCTGGGAGGGCCACAACTACGAGGACGCGATCATCCTGTCGCAGCGCCTCGTGCAGCAGGACGCCCTCACCTCGATCCACATCGAGGAGCACGAGGTCGACGCCCGCGACACCAAGCTGGGTCCGGAGGAGATCACCCGCGACATCCCGAACGTCAGCGAGGAAATGCTCGCCGACCTCGACGAGCGCGGCATCATCCGGATCGGTGCGGAGGTCGTGACCGGCGACATCCTGGTCGGCAAGGTCACGCCGAAGGGCGAGACCGAGCTGACCCCGGAGGAGCGGTTGCTCCGTGCGATCTTCGGTGAGAAGGCGCGTGAGGTCCGGGACACCTCGTTGAAGGTTCCGCACGGCGAGACCGGCACGGTCATCGGTGTACGGACCTTCTCCCGGGAGGACGGCGACGAGCTGCCCCCGGGCGTGAACGAGCTGGTCCGGGTCTACGTCGCCCAGAAGCGGAAGATCCAGGACGGCGACAAGCTCGCCGGCCGGCACGGCAACAAGGGTGTCATCTCCAAGATCCTGCCGGTCGAGGACATGCCGTTCCTGGAGGACGGCACGCCGGTCGACATCGTGCTCAACCCGCTCGGCGTGCCGAGCCGGATGAACATCGGCCAGGTGCTGGAGACCCACCTCGGGTGGGTGGCCAAGACCGGCTGGAAGGTCAACGGCGAGGACGCCGACTGGAAGAACGCGCTGCGCGCGATCGACGCCCACGAGTCCGAGCCGGACACCAACGTGGCGACGCCGGTCTTCGACGGCGCCAAGGAAGAGGAGATCTCCGGTCTGCTCTCGTCGACCCTGCCCAACCGGGACGGCAAGCAGCTGATCGGCGCGAGCGGAAAGGCGCAGCTCTTCGACGGACGCTCCGGCGAGCCGCTGCCCGATCCGATCGCGGTCGGCTACATCTACATCCTGAAGCTGAACCACCTGGTCGACGACAAGATCCACGCTCGGTCGACCGGCCCGTACTCGATGATCACGCAGCAGCCGCTGGGTGGTAAGGCGCAGTTCGGTGGTCAGCGGTTCGGCGAGATGGAGTGCTGGGCGATGCAGGCGTACGGCGCCGCGTACGCCCTGCAGGAGTTGCTGACGATCAAGTCCGACGACGTCCTCGGCCGGGTCAAGGTGTACGAGGCCATCGTCAAGGGCGAGAACATTCCCGAACCGGGCATCCCGGAGTCCTTCAAGGTGCTGCTCAAGGAGCTGCAGTCGCTGTGCCTCAATGTTGAGGTGCTCTCCAGCGACGGCGTGGCCCTGGAGATGCGCGAGACCGACGACGAGGTCTTCCGCGCTGCGGAGGAACTCGGCATCGACCTGTCCCGGCGCGAGCCGAGCTCGGTCGAAGAGGTGTGA
- the rplL gene encoding 50S ribosomal protein L7/L12, which produces MAKLSTDELLDAFKEMTLIELSEFVKQFETTFDVTAAAPVAMAAAGGAAAPAEAEPEQDEFDVILDADGGKKIQVIKVVRELTGLGLKEAKDLVEAAPKAVLEKANKETADKAKAKLEAEGAKVTLK; this is translated from the coding sequence ATGGCGAAGCTCAGCACCGACGAGCTGCTCGACGCGTTCAAGGAGATGACGCTGATCGAGCTGTCGGAGTTCGTGAAGCAGTTCGAGACGACCTTCGACGTCACCGCCGCGGCGCCGGTCGCGATGGCCGCCGCCGGTGGCGCTGCCGCGCCGGCCGAGGCCGAGCCGGAGCAGGACGAGTTCGACGTCATCCTCGACGCCGACGGTGGCAAGAAGATTCAGGTCATCAAGGTCGTCCGCGAGCTGACCGGCCTGGGCCTCAAGGAGGCCAAGGACCTGGTCGAGGCCGCGCCGAAGGCCGTCCTGGAGAAGGCCAACAAGGAGACCGCCGACAAGGCCAAGGCCAAGCTCGAGGCCGAGGGCGCCAAGGTCACCCTCAAGTAG
- the rplJ gene encoding 50S ribosomal protein L10 codes for MADKPVRADKATAVAELTEYFRNSGATVLTEYRGLTVSQLTQLRRTLGRDTTYEVAKNTLAKRAATDAGIAGLDELFTGPTALTFVSGDVVEAAKGLREFAKANPKLVIKGGVFEGRAITADEVNKLADLESREVLLAKLAGAMKGSLSKAAALFQAPLAQTARLAAALQDKREKEGQA; via the coding sequence ATGGCGGACAAGCCGGTTCGGGCTGACAAGGCCACCGCCGTCGCCGAGCTCACCGAGTACTTCCGTAACTCGGGTGCCACCGTGCTGACCGAATACCGTGGTCTGACGGTTTCCCAGCTGACCCAGTTGCGTCGCACGCTCGGTCGGGACACGACCTACGAGGTTGCGAAGAACACGCTGGCGAAGCGTGCCGCGACGGATGCTGGCATTGCCGGCCTCGACGAGCTGTTCACCGGTCCTACCGCGCTGACTTTCGTCTCCGGGGACGTGGTCGAAGCGGCGAAGGGTCTGCGGGAGTTCGCGAAGGCCAATCCGAAGCTCGTCATCAAGGGTGGCGTCTTCGAGGGCCGGGCGATCACCGCGGACGAGGTCAACAAGCTTGCCGACCTTGAGTCCCGTGAGGTGCTGCTGGCCAAGCTGGCCGGCGCGATGAAGGGCAGCCTGAGCAAGGCCGCTGCCCTGTTCCAGGCGCCGCTGGCGCAGACCGCCCGCTTGGCGGCTGCCCTGCAGGACAAGCGTGAGAAGGAGGGGCAGGCCTGA
- a CDS encoding ATP-binding cassette domain-containing protein, which yields MRLDQVWLRYGVRAPWVLRAVEVDIGPGESAVVLGRNGAGKSTLLQVAAGVLTPTRGVVRDRPGTIGWVPERFPADQPFTVAQYLTGMGRIRALSGPALTRTVDGWIERLGIAPYRDVRLPALSKGTAQKVGLAQALLRSPDLLVLDEPWEGLDGATRELVPELIREVRAAGGAVLVSDHRGETIRLPDAAQWAVADGTVSIVGPAIAEGRPDAGKMSVVEIAVPSARAATTVADLRAAGHHVLRVRPSDVPAPPAASVGSAPSTGLAGPGQLVGPDGADGSTEVTS from the coding sequence GTGCGTCTGGATCAGGTCTGGCTGCGGTACGGCGTCCGCGCACCGTGGGTGCTCCGGGCGGTCGAGGTCGACATCGGTCCCGGCGAGAGCGCGGTGGTGCTCGGCCGGAACGGCGCCGGTAAGTCGACCCTGCTCCAGGTGGCCGCCGGGGTGCTGACCCCGACCCGGGGTGTGGTCCGGGACCGTCCCGGGACGATCGGCTGGGTGCCGGAGCGGTTTCCCGCCGACCAGCCGTTCACCGTCGCGCAGTACCTCACCGGGATGGGCCGGATCCGTGCGCTCTCCGGTCCGGCGCTGACCCGGACCGTGGACGGCTGGATCGAGCGCCTCGGCATCGCCCCGTACCGGGACGTCCGGCTGCCCGCCCTGTCCAAGGGGACGGCCCAGAAGGTGGGCCTCGCCCAGGCCCTGCTCCGCTCGCCCGACCTGCTCGTCCTGGACGAGCCCTGGGAGGGGCTGGACGGGGCGACCCGGGAACTGGTCCCGGAGTTGATCAGGGAGGTTCGGGCGGCCGGTGGCGCCGTACTGGTCAGTGACCACCGGGGCGAGACGATCCGGCTGCCCGACGCCGCGCAGTGGGCCGTCGCCGACGGCACCGTCTCGATCGTCGGTCCGGCAATCGCCGAGGGGCGGCCCGATGCCGGGAAGATGTCCGTCGTGGAGATCGCCGTCCCCAGCGCCCGTGCGGCAACGACCGTCGCCGACCTGCGCGCCGCCGGTCACCACGTGCTGCGGGTACGTCCCTCCGACGTGCCCGCCCCGCCGGCCGCGTCGGTCGGGTCCGCCCCGTCGACGGGTCTGGCCGGGCCGGGGCAGTTGGTCGGTCCGGACGGAGCGGACGGCAGTACCGAGGTGACGTCGTGA
- the rplA gene encoding 50S ribosomal protein L1, which yields MQRSKSYRKAAEAIDRDKLYTPAEAVRLAKGSSNVKFDATVEVAMRLGVDPRKADQMVRGTVNLPHGTGKTARVIVFAAGAKADEATAAGADIVGTDELVARIQEGWLEFDAAIATPDQMAKIGRIARILGPRGLMPNPKTGTVTMDVTKAVSEIKGGKITFRVDKHSNLHLIIGKASFSEAQLVDNYAAVLDEVLRTKPSASKGKYLRKVTLATTMGPGVPIDPNVIKNLREGAED from the coding sequence ATGCAGCGCAGTAAGAGCTACCGCAAGGCAGCCGAAGCCATCGACCGGGACAAGCTCTACACCCCGGCCGAGGCCGTACGGCTCGCCAAGGGGAGCAGCAACGTCAAGTTCGACGCCACGGTCGAGGTCGCGATGCGCCTCGGTGTCGACCCCCGTAAGGCCGACCAGATGGTCCGGGGCACGGTCAACCTGCCGCACGGTACCGGCAAGACCGCCCGCGTGATCGTCTTCGCGGCCGGCGCCAAGGCCGACGAGGCGACCGCCGCCGGGGCGGACATCGTCGGTACCGACGAGCTGGTGGCCCGGATCCAGGAGGGTTGGCTGGAGTTCGACGCGGCGATCGCCACGCCGGACCAGATGGCCAAGATCGGCCGAATCGCGCGGATCCTGGGCCCGCGCGGTCTCATGCCGAACCCGAAGACCGGCACGGTGACCATGGACGTCACCAAGGCCGTCTCGGAGATCAAGGGTGGAAAGATCACCTTCCGGGTGGACAAGCACTCGAACCTGCACCTGATCATCGGCAAGGCGTCGTTCTCCGAGGCGCAGCTGGTCGACAACTACGCCGCGGTGCTCGACGAGGTGCTCCGGACCAAGCCGTCCGCCTCCAAGGGCAAGTACCTGCGCAAGGTCACCCTCGCCACCACCATGGGCCCGGGCGTTCCGATCGACCCGAACGTGATCAAGAACCTGCGGGAGGGGGCCGAGGACTGA